In Mycolicibacterium gadium, the genomic window CCAAGCACGCCGAGGGCATCTATGCCGTCGTCGATGTGAAGGCCGAGTCCGCAACGGTGTCCGAACTGGACCGCCAGCTCAACCTGAACGAGTCCGTCCTGCGGACCAAGGTCATGCGAACCGACAAGCACTAAAGGCTGCCGTACGTCGGAGCGGCTCCGTAGGCTCGCCTGCGACTGACTTCGCGCCGACAACCCAATCCAGGAGGAACTCGTGGCTGGTGACACCATCATCACGGTCATCGGAAACCTGACGGCAGACCCCGAGCTTCGGTTCACGCCGTCAGGCGCAGCCGTCGCCAACTTCACCGTGGCGTCGACGCCGCGCATCTTCGACCGTCAGACCAATGAATGGAAAGACGGCGAGGCGCTGTTCCTCCGCTGCAACATCTGGCGTGAGGCGGCCGAGAACGTGGCCGAGAGCCTGACTCGCGGCTCGCGCGTGATCGTGCAGGGACGGCTCAAGCAGCGCTCCTTCGAAACCCGTGAGGGTGAGAAGCGCACCGTGGTGGAGCTCGAGGTCGACGAGATCGGCCCGTCACTGAAGTACGCCACGGCCAAGGTCAACAAGGCCAGCCGCAGCGGCGGTGGTGGCGGCGGGTTCGGCAGCGGCGGCGGTGGTGGCTCGCGCAGTGCGGCTACCGGCGGTGCCGGCGGCGCCGGCGGTTCCGACGGCCGGCAAGACGATCCGTGGGGCAGCGCGCCCGCGTCGGGCTCGTTCAGCGGCAGCGACGACGAACCCCCCTTCTGACTCATTACTGATCAGCAATTCCAGAAAGAGATAGACACATGGCCAAGTCCTCGACCAAGAGGCGCCCGGCTCCCGAGAAGCCGGTCAAGACTCGCAAGTGCGTGTTCTGCTCGAAGAAGGGCAAGAACCAGATCATCGATTACAAGGACACCGCACTGCTGCGGACCTACATCAGCGAGCGCGGCAAGATCCGTGCCCGCCGCGTGACAGGCAACTGTGTTCAGCACCAGCGCGACATCGCCATCGCGGTGAAGAACGCCCGCGAGGTGGCGCTGCTGCCGTTCAGCTCGTCGACGCGATAGAGGCGAGGAAGAGACAATGAAACTCATTCTGACTACTGAGGTGGATCACCTGGGCACCTCGGGTGACATCGTCGAGGTCAAGGACGGCTACGGCCGCAACTTCCTGCTGCCCCGCGGCATGGCCGTCGTGGCATCGCGTGGCGCGGAGCGCCAGGCCGAGGAGATCCGCCGCGCCCGCGAGGCCAAGGCCGTGCAGGGGCTCGAGCATGCGCGCGAGTTGAAGACGGCGCTCGAGGGTCTGGGCGCAGTCGAGCTGGCGGTGAAGGCGGCCGGAGACAGCGGCAAGCTGTTCGGTTCGGTTACGGGCGCCGACGTGGTCGCTGCCATCAAGAAGGCCGGCGGCCCGAATCTGGACAAGCGCACGGTGCAGTTGCCCAAGGCGCATATCAAGTCCACCGGCACGCACCCGATCACGGTGCGGCTGCATCCCGAGGTCGACGCCTCGGTGTCGTTGAGCGTCGTCGCCGGACAATAACGTCAGCGCAAATACGGCCGGGTGAGGATCGAATAGATCTTCACCCGGCCGTTGCTGTGCGCGTAGGCCGATGCTGGCGAACTCGTCAAGGTATTTAGGTCACAGCGAAGCTAACCGGCTGTTAACCTGCATGGCCCCGATCGGAAACACAACACGCCCGAGACCGCAACCGATGGCGACACGCCGTGCGAATTCCCATCCACAGAATTCCATGCGGTTTATGGTGCGGCTATCTGCGCGGATGCGCTGAAAAAAGCAAGTTATACACAGGTTCTCCCCAACGACTCAACATGGCTGTCCAGACCTATCCACAGTCCATCCACAGGTCCATGAACAGGGGCCCCTTGCATCGCTCCCAGCAACGTCTAGCGTTGGCCGTCGCGAGTCCTTTAGGGCGACCGATTGGGGGCGGATGTCCGACGCTTGTCACCGTGCCGCGGTAGCGTTTCATCGAACGTCAGTTCGACCTAGTTCTGGGGAGGTGTAGCTCCGTGGCTGTCGTGGACGACCTTGGCCATTCGGCCATGGACACTCCTCCACCCAGTGAGGATTTCGGACGTCAGCCTCCGCAGGACGCTGCGGCGGAGCAGGCCGTCCTGGGCGGCATGCTGCTGAGCAAGGACGCGATCGCCGACGTGCTGGAGAAGCTGCGGCCGGGTGACTTCTATCGGCCCGCGCACCAGAACGTGTATGACGCGATCCTGGACCTGTACGGCCGTGGTGAACCGGCCGATGCGGTGACGGTGGCGGCGGAGCTGGACCGCCGCGGGTTACTGCGCCGGATCGGTGGAGCGCCGTATCTGCACACGCTGATCTCGACGGTGCCGACCGCAGCCAACGCGGGGTTCTATGCGGGCATCGTGGCGGAGAAGGCACTGTTGCGCCGGTTGGTGGAAGCGGGCACGCGCGTCGTGCAGTACGGCTATGCCGGCGCCGACGGTGCCGATGTCGACGATGTCGTGGACCGGGCGCAAGCGGAGATCTATGACGTCACCGAGCGGCGAACCGCTGAGGATTTCGTGGTGCTGGAAGAGATTCTTCAGCCGACGATGGACGAGATCGACGCGATCGCGTCGCAAGGCGGTATCGCTCGCGGGGTGCCTACCGGCTTCGTCGAACTCGACGACGTGACCAACGGCTTACATCCGGGTCAGATGATCATCGTGGCGGCACGGCCGGGCGTCGGGAAGGCGCTGGCACTTGATACTCCGCTGCCCACACCGACTGGGTGGACGACGATGGGCGACGTCGCCGTCGGCGATTTTTTGCTGGACGCTCACGGCGAGCCAACACGGGTGGTCGCCGCTACAGACATCATGCTCGGAAGGCCGTGCTACGAAGTTGACTTCGCCGACGGCACAGGGCTTGTCGCGGATGCGTTCCACCAGTGGCCGACGAGTCGGGGCGTGCAGATCACGACGGCATTGCGGCCGGGTGCGGACCTGATCAGCGCGACGCGGGCGCCTGCCCTCGCCCCTGTTGGCGGACGGCAGCAGCGGGCATGGGGCATCGAGTCGATCCGTCGTGTTGTGAGCGTGCCGGTGCGCTGCGTTGAGGTTGCCAATCCAGAGCACTTGTACCTGGCGGGCCCTGACATGGTGCCGACGCACAACTCGACTCTCGGTTTGGATTTCATGCGA contains:
- a CDS encoding single-stranded DNA-binding protein, yielding MAGDTIITVIGNLTADPELRFTPSGAAVANFTVASTPRIFDRQTNEWKDGEALFLRCNIWREAAENVAESLTRGSRVIVQGRLKQRSFETREGEKRTVVELEVDEIGPSLKYATAKVNKASRSGGGGGGFGSGGGGGSRSAATGGAGGAGGSDGRQDDPWGSAPASGSFSGSDDEPPF
- the rplI gene encoding 50S ribosomal protein L9; this encodes MKLILTTEVDHLGTSGDIVEVKDGYGRNFLLPRGMAVVASRGAERQAEEIRRAREAKAVQGLEHARELKTALEGLGAVELAVKAAGDSGKLFGSVTGADVVAAIKKAGGPNLDKRTVQLPKAHIKSTGTHPITVRLHPEVDASVSLSVVAGQ
- the rpsR gene encoding 30S ribosomal protein S18, encoding MAKSSTKRRPAPEKPVKTRKCVFCSKKGKNQIIDYKDTALLRTYISERGKIRARRVTGNCVQHQRDIAIAVKNAREVALLPFSSSTR